A stretch of Myxococcus hansupus DNA encodes these proteins:
- a CDS encoding bifunctional acetate--CoA ligase family protein/GNAT family N-acetyltransferase has protein sequence MDTRAPGTRKTDPSYNVLHQQPARLPLDVLFAPRSVAVVGATERPGSVGRTVLWNLISNPFGGTVYPINPKRPNVLGIKAWPSLAALPERVDLAVVVTPAQAVPGVIQECAALGIRGAIILSAGFKEIGEEGERLEREILRIAQDAKLRIIGPNCLGVMRPPSGFNATFAGAMARPGNVAFISQSGALLTSILDWSLREAVGFSAFVSVGSMLDVGWGDLIDFLADDPMTRSILLYMESIGDARAFLSAAREVALTKPIIVIKAGRTAQAAQAAASHTGSLTGSDEVLSAAFRRTGVLRVDSIADLFYMAETLARQPRPAGRRLTVLTNAGGPGVLATDALVMGGGELAVLGTQTRQALDAFLPPQWSHGNPVDILGDADPERYAKALEATSRDAASDGLLVILTPQDMTEPTQTADRLKAFSKLHGKPVLASWMGGSEVAAGERILNDAGIPTFGYPDTAARIFNYMWRYTYNLAGLYETPSLARGVDAARDEARQWVDAARAAGRTLLTEFESKKLLAAYGIPTVETRLAVTEDAAVAEAAALGYPVVVKLHSLTVTHKTDVGGVRLNLPDAEAVRGAFRDIRARLEALEQGSAFDGVTVQPMVRLDGYELIVGSSVDAQFGPVLLFGAGGTLVEVFRDRALGLPPLNTTLARRMMEQTRIYEALKGVRGRPPVDLTALEMLMVRFSQLVVEQRFVKEVDINPLLASPERLLALDARVVLHPASMTEAELPRLTITPYPTQYVAPFLLRDGEEILLRPIRPEDEPRMAEFHRTLSEQTVFLRYAGLMQLSTRVAHERLSRICFNDYAREMALVAEREDGELLGVGRLTRLRGTRDAEFAILISDQVQRQGLGAEMLKRLVAIGRDWGMERIVADILSGNRAMQTISRKLGFSILQHEELSPDMVKAVKVL, from the coding sequence ATGGACACGCGCGCCCCTGGCACCCGGAAGACGGACCCGTCCTACAACGTGCTGCACCAGCAGCCGGCGCGGCTGCCGCTGGACGTGCTCTTCGCGCCGCGCAGCGTGGCCGTCGTGGGGGCCACGGAGCGCCCGGGCAGCGTGGGCCGCACCGTCCTGTGGAACCTCATCAGCAACCCCTTCGGCGGCACCGTCTACCCCATCAACCCGAAGCGGCCCAACGTGCTGGGCATCAAGGCGTGGCCGTCGCTGGCGGCGCTGCCGGAGCGGGTGGACCTGGCCGTCGTCGTCACGCCCGCGCAGGCGGTGCCCGGCGTCATCCAGGAGTGCGCGGCGCTGGGCATCCGGGGCGCCATCATCCTGTCGGCGGGCTTCAAGGAGATTGGCGAGGAGGGCGAGCGCCTGGAGCGGGAGATTCTGCGCATCGCCCAGGACGCGAAGCTGCGCATCATCGGGCCCAACTGCCTGGGGGTGATGCGGCCGCCCAGCGGCTTCAACGCCACGTTCGCGGGCGCCATGGCCCGGCCGGGCAACGTGGCCTTCATCAGCCAGAGCGGCGCGCTCCTGACGTCCATCCTGGACTGGAGCCTGCGGGAGGCGGTGGGCTTCAGCGCCTTCGTGTCGGTGGGCTCGATGCTGGACGTGGGGTGGGGTGACCTCATCGACTTCCTCGCCGATGACCCGATGACGCGCTCCATCCTGCTGTACATGGAGTCCATTGGTGACGCGCGGGCCTTCCTCTCCGCCGCGCGCGAGGTGGCGCTCACCAAGCCCATCATCGTCATCAAGGCGGGGCGCACGGCGCAGGCCGCGCAGGCCGCGGCGTCCCATACGGGCTCGCTGACGGGCAGCGACGAGGTGCTCAGCGCCGCGTTCCGCCGCACCGGCGTGCTGCGCGTGGACTCCATCGCGGACCTCTTCTACATGGCGGAGACGCTGGCCCGGCAGCCGCGTCCGGCGGGGCGGCGCCTCACGGTGCTCACCAACGCGGGGGGCCCGGGCGTGCTCGCCACGGATGCCCTGGTGATGGGGGGCGGTGAGCTGGCGGTGCTGGGCACGCAGACGCGCCAGGCGTTGGACGCGTTCCTGCCGCCGCAGTGGAGTCACGGCAATCCGGTGGACATCCTCGGAGACGCGGACCCGGAGCGGTACGCGAAGGCGCTGGAGGCCACCAGCCGGGACGCGGCCAGCGACGGGCTGCTCGTCATCCTCACCCCGCAGGACATGACCGAGCCGACCCAGACGGCGGACCGGCTGAAGGCCTTCTCGAAGCTGCACGGCAAGCCGGTGCTGGCGAGCTGGATGGGCGGCTCGGAGGTGGCGGCGGGGGAGCGCATCCTCAATGACGCGGGCATCCCCACCTTCGGCTATCCGGACACGGCGGCGCGCATCTTCAATTACATGTGGCGCTACACGTACAACCTCGCGGGGCTGTACGAGACGCCCTCGCTGGCGCGGGGCGTGGACGCCGCCCGGGACGAGGCGCGCCAGTGGGTGGACGCCGCGCGCGCGGCCGGCCGCACGCTGCTGACGGAGTTCGAGTCCAAGAAGCTGCTCGCCGCCTACGGCATCCCCACGGTGGAGACGCGGCTGGCGGTGACGGAGGATGCCGCCGTGGCCGAGGCCGCGGCCCTGGGCTACCCCGTGGTGGTGAAGCTGCACTCGCTCACGGTGACGCACAAGACGGACGTGGGCGGCGTGCGGCTGAACCTCCCGGACGCGGAGGCGGTGCGCGGCGCGTTCCGGGACATCCGCGCGCGGCTGGAGGCGCTGGAGCAGGGGAGCGCGTTCGACGGCGTCACCGTGCAGCCCATGGTGCGGCTGGACGGCTATGAGCTCATCGTCGGCAGCAGCGTGGACGCGCAGTTCGGCCCGGTGCTGCTCTTCGGCGCGGGCGGGACGTTGGTGGAGGTGTTCCGAGACAGGGCGCTGGGGCTGCCGCCGCTGAACACGACGTTGGCGCGGCGGATGATGGAGCAGACGCGCATCTACGAGGCGCTGAAGGGCGTCCGGGGCCGTCCGCCCGTGGACCTGACGGCGCTGGAGATGCTGATGGTGCGCTTCAGCCAACTCGTGGTGGAGCAGCGCTTCGTGAAGGAGGTGGACATCAATCCGCTCCTGGCCTCACCCGAGCGGCTGCTGGCGCTGGACGCGCGCGTGGTGCTGCACCCGGCCTCGATGACGGAGGCCGAGCTGCCGAGGCTGACCATCACGCCGTATCCGACTCAGTACGTGGCGCCCTTCCTCCTGCGCGACGGCGAGGAAATCCTGCTGCGGCCCATCCGCCCGGAGGACGAGCCGCGCATGGCCGAGTTCCACCGCACGTTGTCGGAGCAGACGGTGTTCCTGCGCTACGCGGGGCTGATGCAGCTCAGCACGCGCGTGGCGCACGAGCGGCTGTCGCGCATCTGCTTCAACGACTACGCGCGGGAGATGGCCCTGGTGGCGGAGCGCGAGGATGGGGAGCTGCTCGGGGTGGGACGGCTCACCCGGCTGCGGGGGACGCGGGACGCGGAGTTCGCCATCCTCATCAGCGACCAGGTGCAGCGGCAGGGGTTGGGGGCGGAGATGCTGAAGCGGTTGGTGGCCATCGGCCGGGACTGGGGGATGGAGCGCATCGTCGCGGACATCCTCTCCGGCAACCGGGCCATGCAGACCATCAGCCGGAAGCTGGGCTTCTCCATCCTCCAGCACGAGGAGTTGTCCCCGGACATGGTCAAGGCCGTGAAGGTGCTCTGA
- a CDS encoding DUF4142 domain-containing protein yields the protein MRITRTMLGLAMVGTTVMFGGCGEGNAHDNLVGPQEAAAGQPVMLSDGQILSVLLVANAGEVMLGQVGQARATDPTARDFNARMVTMHTEVIQRLEQVAQAQGIAPAENPVSQHLQMTTQRTVELLDAVQGGAFDLSVMDAQVAAHAGTALLGDGLLAQQVQNPALKQELMAIRKTVQMHLQEASNIQVTLYNAYKP from the coding sequence ATGCGAATCACACGCACGATGCTGGGGCTGGCGATGGTGGGGACGACCGTGATGTTCGGCGGCTGCGGCGAGGGCAACGCCCATGACAACCTGGTGGGCCCGCAGGAGGCGGCCGCCGGGCAGCCGGTGATGCTCTCGGACGGTCAAATCCTGAGCGTCCTCCTGGTGGCCAACGCGGGCGAGGTGATGCTGGGACAGGTGGGCCAGGCCCGGGCAACCGACCCGACCGCGCGCGACTTCAACGCACGCATGGTCACCATGCACACGGAGGTCATCCAGCGGCTGGAGCAGGTGGCGCAGGCCCAGGGCATCGCCCCCGCGGAGAACCCGGTGTCGCAGCACCTCCAGATGACGACGCAGCGGACCGTCGAGTTGCTCGACGCCGTCCAGGGCGGCGCCTTCGACTTGTCGGTGATGGACGCGCAGGTGGCCGCTCACGCCGGCACGGCCCTGCTCGGAGACGGCCTGCTCGCGCAGCAGGTGCAGAACCCCGCGCTCAAGCAGGAGCTGATGGCGATTCGAAAGACGGTGCAGATGCACCTGCAGGAGGCCTCCAACATCCAGGTCACGCTCTACAACGCCTACAAGCCGTAG
- a CDS encoding sigma-54-dependent transcriptional regulator, producing MKRPRGGHVLVVDDDAELCELISLRLEARGMKVTTALTAARGLELVETAEVDAVVLDLRLEGVDGLEVLAQMRERSPDLPVVILTAHGTIETAVEAMQRGAYGFLTKPFQDHELVQKLLHATERSDLRRELADLRRIVAGTTPERLLGSSSAIAEVRDRIARVAPSEATVLVLGESGTGKELAARQVHALSRRANGPFIAVNCGALPPELLESELFGHVKGAFTGATQTREGLFGAARGGTLFLDEVGEATPRVQVKLLRVLQERRFARVGSAVEEEADVRVVAATNRDLREEVEERRFREDLYYRLAVLPIVMPPLRERLEDIPILATRHLEQAAARNGMRMPRLAPDALALLQTHSWPGNVRELVNAMEAMVLLAPEDDVRSEHVARMLDPPTSARAAADATREEGPDVLSGGGELPTLREARDRFERRYLCEVLRRSKGNVAAAARMASRNRTDFYELLRRHGLTPADFK from the coding sequence ATGAAGCGCCCCCGCGGCGGACATGTGCTGGTGGTGGACGACGACGCGGAGCTCTGCGAGCTCATCTCGTTGCGGCTGGAAGCGCGCGGCATGAAGGTCACCACCGCCCTCACGGCGGCCCGGGGACTGGAGCTGGTCGAAACGGCGGAGGTGGACGCCGTCGTGCTCGACCTCCGGCTGGAGGGCGTGGACGGGCTGGAGGTGCTGGCCCAGATGCGGGAGCGCTCTCCCGACCTGCCCGTCGTCATCCTCACCGCGCACGGCACCATTGAGACGGCCGTCGAGGCCATGCAGCGCGGCGCCTACGGCTTCCTCACCAAGCCCTTCCAGGACCACGAGCTGGTCCAGAAGCTGCTACACGCGACGGAGCGCAGCGACCTGCGGCGGGAGCTGGCGGACCTGCGCCGCATCGTCGCGGGCACCACGCCCGAGCGGCTGCTGGGCTCCAGCTCCGCCATCGCCGAGGTGCGCGACCGCATCGCGCGCGTGGCCCCCTCCGAGGCCACGGTCCTCGTCCTGGGCGAGTCCGGCACCGGCAAGGAGCTGGCGGCCCGTCAGGTCCACGCCCTGTCCCGCCGCGCCAACGGCCCCTTCATCGCCGTGAATTGTGGCGCGCTGCCACCGGAGCTGCTGGAGAGCGAGCTGTTCGGCCACGTGAAGGGGGCCTTCACCGGCGCCACCCAGACGCGCGAGGGCCTGTTCGGCGCGGCGCGCGGCGGCACGTTGTTCCTGGACGAGGTGGGCGAGGCCACGCCCCGCGTCCAGGTGAAGCTGCTGCGCGTGCTGCAGGAGCGCCGCTTCGCCCGGGTGGGCAGCGCGGTGGAGGAAGAAGCCGACGTGCGCGTGGTGGCGGCCACCAACCGGGACCTGCGCGAGGAGGTCGAGGAGCGGCGCTTCCGCGAGGACCTCTACTACCGGCTGGCCGTGCTCCCCATCGTCATGCCGCCGCTGCGCGAGCGGCTGGAAGACATCCCGATTCTGGCCACGCGGCACCTGGAGCAGGCCGCCGCGCGCAACGGCATGCGCATGCCGCGGCTCGCGCCGGATGCGCTGGCCCTGCTGCAAACCCACTCGTGGCCGGGCAACGTCCGGGAGCTGGTCAACGCCATGGAGGCGATGGTCCTGCTGGCGCCCGAGGACGACGTCCGCTCCGAACACGTGGCGCGCATGCTGGACCCGCCGACGTCCGCGCGCGCGGCGGCGGATGCCACGCGGGAAGAGGGGCCGGACGTGCTCAGCGGCGGCGGCGAGCTGCCCACGCTGCGCGAGGCCAGAGACCGCTTCGAGCGGCGCTACCTGTGCGAGGTGCTCCGCCGCTCCAAGGGCAACGTGGCCGCCGCCGCCCGCATGGCGAGCCGCAACCGCACGGACTTCTACGAGCTGCTGCGCCGTCACGGGCTGACCCCCGCGGACTTCAAGTAG
- a CDS encoding ATP-binding protein translates to MPEDARPRVFEPFFTRAVGAANADGLGLGLPLAQRMMRALGGDVLLLENANPGARFALVFPMGLGVPASTTPDTTAKRNDA, encoded by the coding sequence GTGCCCGAGGATGCGCGCCCGCGCGTCTTCGAGCCCTTCTTCACGCGCGCGGTGGGCGCCGCCAACGCGGATGGCCTGGGGCTGGGACTGCCGCTGGCGCAGCGGATGATGCGCGCGCTCGGCGGAGATGTGTTGCTGCTGGAAAACGCGAACCCCGGCGCGCGATTCGCGCTGGTGTTCCCGATGGGGCTGGGTGTGCCGGCCTCCACGACGCCGGATACGACGGCCAAGAGGAATGACGCATGA
- a CDS encoding sensor histidine kinase — translation MRLAHRLLISHALLTAALLGAAAFSVVAIVRMTSLLTEVREEQLGGVIKEEAVHQAAWGVEVAARQGLFACEHSPQEVPAAAATLKQRVSHLDALLKRHGPATQPLLLRAAEGFKTYANHILAGDTCERLQNAALRNERLYLAEQLTDAWINTTLALHSAIRQREKRAHDIGSSAIAVGLTLGALAVVAAWAVARWVAQGVTRPLGQLSALAHRVGDGNFAALPAVSGPSEIRALWADLDRMRGRLSELDQLKDAFVASASHDLRTPLARLRTAIGLLADGTTGPLTTQQQRVVELARVACEREIRLVTALLDLTRVQAGKAVRRDEGCRLDDLIERAVEEVNELAEERGTELVVLAEGTTPPASLDAALVERSLVSLMTNAVRVSSPGSASTSPARSPRAARTASRGRGPGWRCATKAPACPRMRARASSSPSSRARWAPPTRMAWGWDCRWRSG, via the coding sequence ATGCGACTCGCTCACCGCCTGCTCATCTCCCACGCGCTTCTCACCGCCGCACTGCTGGGAGCCGCTGCATTCTCAGTGGTGGCCATCGTCCGGATGACGTCTCTTCTCACGGAGGTCCGGGAAGAACAGCTAGGCGGGGTCATCAAGGAAGAGGCCGTGCATCAGGCCGCCTGGGGGGTCGAGGTCGCCGCGAGGCAGGGACTGTTCGCTTGCGAGCACAGTCCCCAGGAGGTCCCCGCCGCGGCCGCCACGCTCAAGCAGCGCGTGAGCCACCTGGACGCCCTGCTCAAGCGGCATGGCCCGGCCACGCAGCCGCTGCTCCTGCGCGCGGCCGAAGGTTTCAAAACGTACGCGAACCACATCCTCGCGGGCGATACCTGCGAGCGGCTCCAGAACGCGGCCCTGCGCAACGAGCGCCTCTACCTGGCGGAGCAGCTCACCGACGCGTGGATCAACACCACGCTCGCGCTCCATTCCGCCATCCGGCAGCGCGAGAAGCGGGCGCATGACATCGGCTCCTCCGCCATCGCGGTGGGGCTCACGCTCGGCGCCCTGGCCGTCGTGGCGGCGTGGGCCGTGGCCCGGTGGGTGGCCCAGGGCGTGACGCGCCCGTTGGGGCAGTTGTCCGCGCTGGCGCACCGGGTGGGTGATGGCAACTTCGCCGCCCTGCCCGCCGTCTCCGGTCCCAGTGAGATTCGCGCCTTGTGGGCGGACCTGGACCGGATGCGCGGCAGGCTGTCCGAGCTCGACCAGCTCAAGGATGCCTTCGTGGCGTCCGCGTCGCACGACCTGCGCACGCCGCTGGCCCGGCTGCGCACGGCCATTGGCTTGCTGGCGGACGGCACCACCGGACCGCTGACGACCCAGCAGCAGCGCGTGGTGGAGCTGGCGCGCGTGGCGTGTGAGCGGGAAATCCGGCTGGTCACCGCGCTGTTGGACCTGACGCGCGTCCAGGCGGGCAAGGCCGTCCGGCGCGACGAAGGCTGCCGGTTGGATGACCTCATCGAGCGCGCGGTCGAGGAGGTCAACGAGCTGGCGGAGGAGCGCGGCACGGAGCTGGTGGTCCTCGCCGAGGGCACGACGCCTCCCGCTTCGCTGGACGCGGCCCTGGTGGAGCGCTCGCTGGTCAGCCTGATGACCAACGCCGTGCGCGTCTCGTCCCCGGGCAGCGCGTCTACGTCACCCGCACGCTCGCCTCGCGCGGCCCGAACGGCGAGTCGGGGACGTGGGCCCGGGTGGAGGTGCGCGACGAAGGCCCCGGCGTGCCCGAGGATGCGCGCCCGCGCGTCTTCGAGCCCTTCTTCACGCGCGCGGTGGGCGCCGCCAACGCGGATGGCCTGGGGCTGGGACTGCCGCTGGCGCAGCGGATGA
- a CDS encoding SulP family inorganic anion transporter, with protein sequence MVETPTLKTPRGWTDRPKQLWTEWKQMLSPRTLPGDASAALTVACVALPLNLALAVASGLPPEVGLISGAVAGVIAALLGGGRLQVTGPEAALVPTVLLISMKHGVAGVVVATLLCGALQVLLGLSRAGRVAQFMPAEVTRGFTAGIGLLLLDGQLPRLLGAVTEGTSSARTLVVPASWPSWSVHWSSVAVGAVVVACMLLIPKLHRSIPAVLVGLVLATLASGLGFLSDGLARVGALPTGLPMPVLPSFEALNFGALLPDVLALTVLASLGSLLSARALDQLPGLENHRTDGDQELVAQGVGNAASAMFGGMPVMGAIVRSSVSVQAGGRTRAASVLHAVMLLAACILAGALVALIPMAALAAILVVVGTRLLDIKGLRALMADNAGKAMVAVATAVLIAAIGFLPGLAAGVLLSLARSFFSPPKANVRSLLLREDGRPLFRSLGAGGEDRDARPPVQLLRVRGDLDVRSCASLSAALQGPPWPRHLVLDLSDVKYMDAAGLRTIRELSDVLAVRGGRVLVAGARGGVAAMLQEAGTWTGSGPHALMASMDDVIESIKQENARESTGQVSPTPQAT encoded by the coding sequence ATGGTCGAGACACCTACGCTCAAGACGCCCCGGGGATGGACCGACCGTCCCAAGCAGTTGTGGACGGAGTGGAAGCAGATGCTGTCCCCCCGGACGCTCCCCGGTGACGCGAGCGCCGCGCTGACGGTGGCGTGTGTGGCGCTGCCGCTGAACCTGGCGCTGGCGGTCGCCTCCGGTCTGCCTCCCGAGGTGGGGCTCATCAGTGGCGCGGTCGCCGGCGTGATTGCCGCGCTGCTGGGTGGCGGCCGACTCCAGGTGACGGGGCCGGAAGCCGCGCTCGTGCCCACCGTGCTGCTCATTTCGATGAAGCACGGCGTGGCGGGCGTGGTGGTTGCCACCTTGTTGTGTGGCGCGCTCCAGGTCCTGCTGGGTCTGTCGCGCGCGGGCCGGGTCGCGCAGTTCATGCCAGCCGAGGTGACGCGCGGCTTCACGGCCGGCATCGGGCTGCTGCTGCTGGACGGCCAGCTTCCCCGCCTGCTCGGCGCGGTGACGGAAGGCACGTCCTCGGCGCGGACGCTGGTCGTCCCGGCGAGCTGGCCCTCCTGGTCCGTGCACTGGAGCTCCGTCGCGGTGGGCGCCGTGGTGGTGGCCTGCATGCTCCTGATTCCCAAGCTCCACCGCTCCATTCCCGCCGTGCTGGTGGGCCTGGTCCTGGCCACCCTGGCGTCGGGCCTGGGCTTCCTGTCGGACGGTCTGGCCCGCGTTGGCGCGCTGCCCACCGGTCTGCCCATGCCGGTCCTTCCTTCGTTCGAGGCCCTGAACTTCGGCGCGCTCCTCCCGGACGTGCTGGCGTTGACGGTGCTGGCGTCGCTCGGCTCGCTGCTGTCGGCGCGGGCGCTGGACCAGTTGCCGGGCCTGGAGAACCACCGGACGGATGGCGACCAGGAGCTGGTGGCCCAGGGCGTGGGCAACGCGGCCTCGGCGATGTTCGGCGGCATGCCGGTGATGGGCGCCATCGTGCGCTCGTCCGTGTCCGTCCAGGCGGGTGGGCGCACGCGCGCCGCCTCCGTGCTGCACGCGGTGATGCTGCTCGCGGCCTGCATCCTGGCCGGTGCGCTGGTGGCCCTGATTCCGATGGCCGCGCTCGCCGCCATCCTGGTGGTCGTGGGAACGCGGCTGTTGGACATCAAGGGCCTGCGCGCGCTGATGGCGGACAACGCGGGCAAGGCGATGGTGGCCGTCGCCACCGCGGTGCTCATCGCGGCGATTGGCTTCCTCCCGGGTCTGGCCGCGGGCGTGCTGCTGTCGCTGGCGCGCAGCTTCTTCTCGCCGCCCAAGGCCAACGTTCGCAGCCTGCTGCTTCGCGAGGACGGCCGTCCGCTCTTCCGCAGCCTCGGCGCGGGGGGCGAGGATCGGGATGCGCGTCCCCCCGTGCAGCTCCTGCGGGTTCGGGGCGATTTGGATGTCCGCTCGTGCGCCAGCCTGAGCGCGGCGCTCCAGGGGCCGCCGTGGCCGCGCCACCTGGTGCTGGACCTGTCGGACGTGAAGTACATGGACGCCGCCGGTCTGCGCACCATCCGGGAGCTGTCGGATGTCCTGGCCGTCCGCGGGGGCCGGGTCCTCGTGGCGGGTGCTCGCGGCGGGGTCGCGGCGATGCTGCAGGAGGCCGGGACGTGGACCGGCTCCGGGCCGCACGCGCTGATGGCGTCCATGGACGACGTCATCGAGAGCATCAAGCAGGAGAACGCCCGGGAGTCCACCGGCCAGGTCTCTCCGACGCCGCAGGCGACGTGA